A part of Rhopalosiphum maidis isolate BTI-1 chromosome 3, ASM367621v3, whole genome shotgun sequence genomic DNA contains:
- the LOC113559823 gene encoding NAD kinase-like: MNDMKELVVVDDIDPRTRSLNASSPVQQFGPCGCIMKTSALITKIQDPARQRLTWYKSPLSVLVIKKVRNISVLPSFIELVRWLIQEKNMIVFVEHSVMEDTILSSNSDFMEIREKLNSFQDSKDDLTDKIDFIICLGGDGTLLHASLLFQQSVPPIMAFHLGSLGFLTPFKFENFQQQVTNVLEGHAALMLRSRLKCIIVRKNEDKEKPQRNLLVLNEVVIGRGPSPYLLNIDLFLDGKYITSVQGDGLIVSTPTGSTAYAVAVGASMIHPSVPAIMVTPICPHSLSFRPIVVPAGVELKIMLSPDARSTAWVSFDGRNQQELCADDSLRVTTSIFSLPSICAQDQISDWFNSLAECLHWNVQK, from the exons ATGAACGACATGAAGGAATTGGTCGTCGTAGACGACATTGACCC GAGAACGCGGTCGTTGAACGCCTCTAGCCCGGTCCAACAGTTTGGACCATGCGGTTGTATCATGAAAACATCTGCATTAATCAC AAAAATTCAAGATCCAGCCAGGCAACGCTTGACATGGTACAAAAGTCCTTTGTCTGTATTGGTGataaaaaaagttagaaaCATATCTGTTTTACCATCATTCATAGAACTCGTCAGATGGCTAATACAA gaaaaaaatatgatagtatTTGTGGAACATTCTGTGATGGAAGATACAATACTCTCTAGTAACTCGGATTTCATGGAAATACGAGAGAAATTAAACTCTTTTCAAGATAGTAAAGATGATCTAACAGACAAAAtagatttcattatttgtttaggTGGTGACGGTACTCTGCTCCACGCTAGTCTTTTGTTTCaa cAATCTGTACCACCAATTATGGCGTTCCACTTGGGTTCCTTGGGTTTTTTAACGCcttttaagtttgaaaatttCCAACAGCAAGTGACTAATGTACTTGAAGGACATGCTGCTTTAATGTTACGCAGTAGACTTAAGTGTATAATAGTTAGGAAAAATGAAGATAAAGAAAAGCCTCAGCGAAATTTACTGGTACTTAATGAAGTAGTTATTGGCCGCGGACCATCACCATACCTTTTGAACATTGACTTATTTTTAGATGGAAAATACATAACATCTGTCCAAGGAGATg gtTTAATTGTCTCAACACCAACTGGAAGTACAGCATATGCAGTTGCTGTGGGTGCATCAATGATTCACCCGAGTGTTCCAGCCATCATGGTGACTCCTATATGCCCTCATTCTTTGTCTTTCAGGCCAATAGTAGTACCTGCCGGTGTTgagttaaaa ATTATGTTGAGTCCGGATGCAAGATCAACAGCTTGGGTTTCATTTGACGGCAGAAATCAACAGGAGTTGTGTGCAGATGATAG ctTACGAGTAACTACATCTATATTTTCGTTACCATCAATATGTGCTCAAGACCAAATATCTGATTGGTTTAATTCTTTGGCTGAATGTCTACATTGGAATGTGCAAAAATGA
- the LOC113560107 gene encoding peroxidase mlt-7-like: MTLIGGFLQTDLINRAQSLGNSITRTADRYFYDLPGIFNKNQLEQIRNMTLARVFCDNNNNVTTMQKQAFMKPASSSELLPCNFSQLIPEINLIHWQELVDIMK; this comes from the exons ATGACATTAATTGGAGGATTTCTACAAACTGATCTTATTAACAGAGCCCAATCTCTGGGTAATTCAAT AACTAGAACTGcagatagatatttttatgatttaccaGGTATATTCAACA aaaatcaactgGAACAAATCAGAAACATGACACTTGCCAGAGTCTTttgtgataataacaataatgtcacAACAATGCAGAAACAAGCATTTATGAAACCTGCTTCATCTAGTGAATTATTACCTTGTAATTTTTCCCAATTAATCCCAGAAATCAACCTTATTCATTGGCAAGAATTGGTcgatataatgaaataa